Proteins from a single region of Deinococcus aerolatus:
- a CDS encoding IS5 family transposase — protein MTRRAYPSDVDDETYHFLLPYLALSAEHAPQRKYLLRDVLNALLWMSRTGAQWEYLPHEFPPPEIVRSQAQRWFAAHCFENAVHDLRLFTRVQQQRGGEPTAIIVDSRTLQSTPESGHRAGYDGAKRRKGTKVHLVVDTLGHLVTLMTSPAHEQDRAQVKDLCREAQAITGGMLEVAFVDQGDTGQATQDAARQSNIELVVVKRSDASRGFVLLPRRWVVERSLAWLSRFRRLGRDLERLSSTLLGFHFVAACVLMLAKIEGAPLTA, from the coding sequence GTGACGCGACGTGCCTACCCCAGCGATGTTGATGACGAGACGTACCACTTTCTGCTGCCGTATCTGGCCCTGAGTGCAGAACACGCGCCACAGCGGAAATACCTCCTCCGAGACGTGTTGAACGCGTTGTTATGGATGAGCCGCACTGGAGCGCAATGGGAATATTTACCGCATGAATTTCCCCCGCCTGAGATCGTACGATCTCAGGCTCAGCGCTGGTTCGCTGCCCACTGCTTTGAAAACGCGGTGCATGACCTGCGACTGTTCACCCGGGTGCAGCAGCAACGCGGTGGGGAACCCACCGCGATCATCGTGGATAGTCGAACCCTGCAGAGCACGCCAGAGAGCGGCCATCGTGCCGGGTATGACGGCGCCAAGCGGCGCAAGGGCACCAAAGTCCACCTGGTTGTCGATACGCTGGGCCACCTCGTGACCCTGATGACGTCCCCAGCGCATGAACAGGACCGGGCACAGGTCAAAGACCTGTGCCGAGAAGCACAGGCGATCACCGGCGGGATGCTGGAAGTCGCCTTCGTGGATCAGGGCGATACCGGACAAGCGACTCAGGACGCGGCCAGGCAGAGCAATATCGAACTGGTGGTCGTGAAGCGTTCAGACGCTTCACGTGGCTTCGTGCTGCTCCCCAGGCGCTGGGTGGTCGAGCGTTCCCTGGCGTGGTTATCACGCTTTCGTCGCCTGGGGCGAGATTTGGAACGCCTTTCTTCCACTCTTCTCGGCTTTCATTTCGTCGCTGCTTGCGTTCTGATGTTGGCGAAAATTGAGGGTGCCCCACTGACGGCCTGA
- a CDS encoding ABC transporter substrate-binding protein, with amino-acid sequence MKSTLLVSAALLTLVSSSPVQAQSAPVKLRFVSLAWQTQAIAAVKEAVAGCNAANKNVQVEYQQVSWDSVQDYLTTSFQARNVPDVFHFESTPVMEFAAQGVLTDMSKLIPAEMKSDIAPGAWATVTADNGAIYGVPFLWESLITIYNKDLFKAAGLRIPTVAKPWTWTEFQQASKKLTVDKNGDGTPEQYGSAFGLRSPTNRIMNLSLGFGGTYFYKDGGRYVVRVGDKEKALLKILLDMQYTSKSSAPESLTAQSPELFTGFFSGKFAMLPGIGVWARQTIAETGPKNFNWGVLPPIKATTQAQGSATQTLSIPAASAHKKEAAQFITCFVSRVNNGKLAAGDWLFPTRQSSLRGAPFQNEANGWRVASDSAKHLTMAPYQEVKGYTEVKNKVLTPTFQQMLAGRITLDDAARQIEKEGNAILAKYYK; translated from the coding sequence ATGAAAAGCACCCTGCTCGTCTCCGCCGCGCTGCTCACGCTCGTCTCCTCTTCCCCGGTCCAGGCCCAGTCCGCTCCGGTCAAGCTCCGGTTTGTCAGCCTGGCCTGGCAGACCCAGGCGATCGCCGCCGTGAAGGAGGCGGTGGCCGGCTGCAACGCGGCCAACAAGAATGTTCAGGTGGAGTACCAGCAGGTGTCGTGGGACTCGGTCCAGGACTACCTGACCACCTCGTTCCAGGCCAGGAACGTGCCGGACGTCTTTCACTTCGAGTCCACGCCTGTCATGGAGTTCGCCGCGCAGGGGGTGCTGACCGACATGTCCAAGCTGATCCCGGCCGAGATGAAGAGTGACATTGCGCCCGGCGCGTGGGCCACCGTCACGGCGGACAACGGCGCGATCTACGGTGTGCCGTTCCTGTGGGAATCGCTGATCACCATCTACAACAAAGACCTGTTCAAAGCGGCAGGTCTTCGCATTCCCACGGTCGCCAAGCCGTGGACCTGGACTGAGTTTCAGCAGGCCTCCAAGAAACTGACCGTGGACAAGAACGGCGACGGCACGCCCGAGCAGTACGGCTCGGCCTTCGGCCTGCGCTCGCCCACCAACCGGATCATGAACCTGTCCCTGGGTTTCGGCGGCACCTATTTCTACAAGGACGGCGGCAGGTACGTGGTCCGCGTGGGAGACAAGGAAAAGGCGCTGCTCAAGATTCTGCTGGACATGCAGTACACCTCCAAATCATCGGCGCCGGAAAGCCTGACGGCCCAGAGCCCCGAACTGTTCACCGGATTTTTCTCCGGCAAGTTCGCCATGCTGCCGGGCATCGGCGTGTGGGCGCGCCAGACCATTGCCGAGACCGGGCCCAAGAACTTCAACTGGGGGGTCTTGCCGCCCATCAAGGCCACCACCCAGGCCCAGGGATCGGCGACCCAGACCCTGAGCATTCCCGCCGCGTCCGCCCACAAGAAGGAGGCGGCCCAGTTCATCACCTGCTTTGTCAGCCGGGTCAACAACGGCAAGCTGGCCGCCGGCGACTGGCTGTTCCCGACCCGACAGTCCTCGCTGCGCGGCGCCCCCTTCCAGAACGAGGCCAACGGGTGGCGGGTGGCCAGCGACTCGGCCAAGCACCTGACCATGGCCCCCTATCAGGAGGTCAAGGGCTACACCGAGGTCAAGAACAAGGTGCTGACGCCCACCTTCCAGCAGATGCTGGCCGGCCGAATTACGCTGGACGACGCGGCCAGGCAGATCGAGAAGGAAGGCAACGCCATTCTTGCTAAGTACTACAAATGA
- a CDS encoding carbohydrate ABC transporter permease, with translation MTRTLQPRAPAAPGRPRRRPRLQPARILMGLLLLLFVVFLSFPLLWLISTAFKPLSETFTAGLLPKQPTWANFNEAINDLGVLQSAANTFKVSIISALLTLAIATPASYVLARRPSPVNRAVLVWILITQTFPVILIIVPLFLILARVGLVNTHLGLIVVYVVWSLPFVLWMLQGYVSGIPNELEEAAAVDGATQVQTITRILLPLLIPALVATGLYAFVNAWNEFFFALVLLKSPELTTIQVNLSKLRGIEGLARWGPLAAGSLLATLPTLVLFGFMQRRLVSGLLSGGVKA, from the coding sequence ATGACCCGAACGCTCCAGCCCCGCGCCCCGGCCGCTCCGGGCAGACCCAGGCGCCGTCCACGGCTGCAACCGGCCCGCATCCTCATGGGCCTCCTGCTGCTGCTGTTTGTGGTCTTCCTGTCCTTCCCACTGCTGTGGTTGATCTCAACGGCGTTTAAACCGCTGTCGGAAACGTTTACCGCCGGGCTGCTCCCGAAACAGCCCACCTGGGCCAACTTCAACGAGGCCATCAACGACCTTGGCGTGCTGCAAAGCGCAGCCAACACCTTCAAGGTCAGCATCATCTCCGCGCTGCTGACGCTGGCCATCGCCACCCCGGCCTCGTACGTTCTGGCCCGGCGGCCCAGTCCGGTCAACCGGGCGGTGCTGGTCTGGATTCTGATCACGCAGACCTTCCCGGTCATCCTGATCATCGTGCCGCTGTTCCTGATTCTGGCCCGCGTGGGGCTGGTCAACACCCACCTGGGACTGATCGTAGTGTACGTGGTCTGGAGCCTGCCGTTCGTGCTCTGGATGTTGCAGGGCTACGTCTCGGGCATCCCCAACGAACTGGAAGAGGCCGCAGCGGTGGACGGGGCCACCCAGGTGCAGACCATCACCCGCATCCTGCTGCCACTGTTGATTCCGGCGCTGGTGGCCACCGGCCTGTACGCCTTCGTCAACGCCTGGAACGAGTTCTTTTTCGCGCTGGTCCTGCTCAAGTCCCCGGAACTGACCACCATTCAGGTCAATCTCTCGAAACTGCGCGGGATCGAGGGTCTGGCCCGCTGGGGGCCGCTGGCCGCCGGCAGCCTGCTGGCCACGCTGCCCACCCTGGTGCTGTTCGGTTTCATGCAGCGCCGACTGGTGTCTGGTCTGCTCTCCGGCGGCGTCAAGGCCTGA
- a CDS encoding carbohydrate ABC transporter permease, producing the protein MPTLVPVIILSIWPLLQGLYMGFTSDELGAAGRSFVGLANFQQMLGDTQFWASFRIGGVWAVVVTAGVMVLGLGLALLLNAGLPFQGVARVLVLIPWAIPPVIKGVIWRLVYHPTSGVLNSVLLSLGVINTPIDWLNSFDWALPAVIVVGIWTGLPQATVVLLAGLQTIPEELKEAAALDGASSTQQLRHVTLPLMAPVIFAVTALEFMWNFNSFGLVYTLTAGGPAGTTRLPMLFAYEEAFQYGHLGYASALGTVMVLIVGLALAYSVRRQLRDAAPRETL; encoded by the coding sequence GTGCCCACCCTGGTGCCGGTGATCATTCTGTCCATCTGGCCCCTGCTGCAGGGCCTGTACATGGGGTTTACCAGCGATGAACTGGGGGCGGCCGGCCGCAGTTTCGTGGGGCTGGCCAACTTCCAACAGATGCTGGGCGACACCCAGTTCTGGGCCTCCTTCCGGATTGGTGGCGTGTGGGCGGTGGTGGTCACCGCCGGAGTCATGGTCCTGGGCCTTGGCCTGGCCCTGCTGCTGAACGCCGGGCTGCCGTTTCAGGGTGTCGCCCGGGTGCTGGTCCTGATTCCCTGGGCCATTCCGCCCGTCATCAAAGGCGTCATCTGGCGCCTGGTGTACCACCCGACCAGCGGCGTGCTGAATTCGGTGCTGCTGTCCCTGGGCGTCATCAACACGCCGATCGACTGGCTCAACAGTTTCGACTGGGCGCTGCCCGCCGTGATCGTGGTGGGCATCTGGACCGGTCTGCCCCAGGCGACGGTGGTGCTGCTGGCCGGCCTGCAGACCATTCCCGAGGAACTGAAGGAGGCCGCCGCCCTGGACGGCGCGTCCAGCACGCAGCAGCTCCGTCACGTCACCCTGCCGCTGATGGCGCCGGTCATCTTCGCCGTCACGGCGCTGGAGTTCATGTGGAATTTCAACTCGTTCGGCCTGGTCTACACCCTGACGGCCGGCGGCCCCGCCGGGACCACCCGGCTCCCGATGCTCTTTGCCTATGAGGAAGCCTTTCAATACGGCCACCTGGGGTATGCCTCGGCGCTGGGGACCGTGATGGTGTTGATCGTGGGTCTGGCGCTGGCCTACAGCGTCCGCCGTCAGCTCCGGGACGCCGCACCCAGGGAGACCCTATGA
- a CDS encoding DMT family transporter: protein MTTLPLAAPRPVRGVLLYCAALLMFACLDGTTKVLTAHYPVPVVAAVRYASQLLLMTALLPRPRRALFVTHRPVLVAARSLSLVLVTLMMGYALSRLPLAEATSIVFLAPMLLALLAGPVLGERLSLSRWLAVIGGFLGVLLIVRPGGALDTLGVLFAFLAAVFNSVYQLLSRLLIGERTVSLLYQSAVAGTLVFGLVAPFVLGGPVLTVATAALMFSLGVSGGLGHLFFTLAFREAPTSLLAPLSYLQLLWAALIGLLVFDQVPDAVSLLGMLVIAVSGISVVLRAPARRPVVDA, encoded by the coding sequence GTGACCACGCTGCCGCTGGCCGCCCCCCGTCCCGTGCGCGGCGTATTGCTGTACTGCGCCGCCCTGCTGATGTTTGCCTGCCTGGACGGCACCACCAAGGTACTGACCGCCCACTACCCGGTGCCGGTGGTGGCCGCCGTGCGCTACGCGAGCCAGCTGCTGCTCATGACCGCCCTGCTGCCCCGGCCGCGGCGCGCGCTGTTCGTCACCCACCGGCCGGTGCTGGTGGCCGCCCGGTCCCTGAGCCTGGTGCTGGTGACGCTGATGATGGGCTACGCCCTGTCCCGGCTGCCACTGGCAGAAGCCACGTCCATCGTCTTTCTGGCCCCCATGTTGCTGGCCCTGCTGGCGGGACCGGTCCTGGGCGAACGGCTGAGCCTGTCGCGCTGGCTTGCGGTGATCGGCGGATTTCTGGGCGTGCTGTTGATCGTGCGGCCTGGCGGCGCGCTGGACACCCTGGGGGTCCTGTTTGCCTTCCTGGCGGCCGTCTTCAATTCGGTCTATCAGCTGCTCTCCCGCCTGCTGATCGGCGAACGGACGGTGAGCCTGCTGTACCAGTCTGCGGTGGCCGGCACGCTGGTCTTCGGGCTGGTGGCCCCGTTCGTGCTGGGCGGCCCGGTCCTGACCGTGGCCACCGCCGCGTTGATGTTCAGCCTGGGGGTCAGCGGCGGTCTGGGCCACCTGTTCTTCACGCTGGCTTTCCGGGAGGCGCCGACCTCCCTGCTTGCGCCGCTGTCCTACCTACAACTGTTGTGGGCAGCCCTGATCGGGCTGCTGGTGTTTGATCAGGTGCCGGACGCCGTCAGCCTGCTGGGCATGCTGGTGATCGCGGTCTCGGGTATCAGCGTGGTCCTGAGGGCTCCGGCCCGCCGCCCGGTGGTCGACGCGTGA
- a CDS encoding GNAT family N-acetyltransferase — translation MAEIIKNEDQGRYEVRVDGQVAGFAEYRLVGDAVMLPHTEIDPQYEGQGLGSQVARFALDDVRQMGRLAIPMCPFIASYIRHHPEYVDLVHPQQRGVFHL, via the coding sequence ATGGCAGAGATCATCAAGAACGAGGACCAAGGGCGGTATGAGGTCAGGGTAGACGGTCAGGTGGCCGGGTTTGCCGAGTACCGTCTCGTGGGGGACGCCGTGATGCTGCCCCACACGGAGATTGACCCCCAGTACGAGGGCCAGGGCCTGGGAAGCCAGGTGGCCCGGTTCGCCCTGGACGACGTGCGTCAGATGGGCCGGCTGGCGATTCCGATGTGCCCCTTCATCGCCAGTTACATCCGGCACCACCCGGAGTACGTGGATCTGGTGCATCCGCAACAACGCGGCGTCTTTCACCTGTAG
- a CDS encoding (4Fe-4S)-binding protein: MTQHSQTQQHQPVGEDLLRGKVYTGDGVSVSYDATRCTHVANCVRGLPAVFRPEERPWIQLQNEASAERVAEIVRTCPTGALHYALHGGPPEAPAVPTTLTPVMDGPLTLRGDLVIQTPEGEVREVRAALCRCGASGHKPFCDGTHARIGWKSEQPGGQASAALRGDGHREDGQQADAALLGE, translated from the coding sequence ATGACCCAGCACTCTCAAACCCAGCAACATCAACCGGTGGGTGAGGACCTCCTGCGGGGCAAGGTGTACACCGGCGATGGGGTGAGCGTGTCGTACGACGCCACGCGCTGCACCCACGTCGCCAATTGCGTCCGTGGGCTGCCTGCCGTGTTTCGCCCGGAGGAGCGCCCCTGGATTCAGTTGCAAAACGAGGCCTCTGCCGAGCGTGTGGCCGAGATCGTCCGGACCTGCCCGACGGGCGCGCTGCACTACGCCCTGCACGGGGGGCCTCCGGAAGCCCCAGCCGTGCCCACCACGCTGACGCCGGTCATGGACGGCCCGCTGACCCTGCGCGGTGACCTGGTGATTCAGACCCCGGAGGGTGAGGTGCGCGAGGTCCGGGCCGCGCTGTGCCGCTGCGGCGCAAGCGGCCACAAGCCTTTCTGCGACGGCACGCACGCCAGGATCGGCTGGAAGAGCGAACAGCCCGGGGGTCAGGCCTCGGCCGCCCTGCGCGGCGACGGTCACCGGGAGGACGGACAGCAGGCCGACGCTGCGCTGCTCGGGGAGTGA
- a CDS encoding DUF5996 family protein produces the protein MTLTHDAWPPLPLEPWQDTMETLHLWTQIVGKVRLALTPWANHSWHVTLYPGARGLTTGPIHHPHGTFEIEFDFRRHHLAVVTATGEAPSFALEGLSVAGFYQALMVVLDNLGLSVEIWPRPVELSDPITPFPDDHGHAAYDPEAVARYWQALLSIHRVLGVFRSRFLGKVSPVHYFWGASDLAVTRFSGRTAPRHPGGAPNCADWVMEEAYSHELSSAGFWPGAGLGEAAFYAYAYPEPSGFRTAQVEPAAAYYHADLGEFVLPYEAVRTAAEPDATLLAFLQSTYVAAAELGHWNRAELEFGADRLPAR, from the coding sequence ATGACCCTGACCCATGATGCCTGGCCGCCCCTGCCGCTTGAACCCTGGCAGGACACCATGGAAACCCTGCACCTGTGGACCCAGATCGTCGGCAAGGTCCGGCTGGCCCTGACCCCCTGGGCCAACCACTCCTGGCACGTCACCCTGTATCCGGGCGCCCGCGGCTTGACCACCGGGCCGATCCACCATCCGCACGGCACCTTCGAGATCGAGTTCGATTTCCGTCGTCATCACCTCGCGGTGGTGACGGCCACAGGCGAGGCCCCCTCCTTCGCGCTGGAGGGGCTGAGTGTCGCCGGGTTCTACCAGGCCCTGATGGTGGTCCTGGACAACCTTGGCCTGAGTGTGGAGATCTGGCCCAGACCGGTGGAGCTGTCTGACCCCATCACGCCCTTCCCGGACGACCACGGCCACGCGGCGTATGACCCGGAGGCGGTGGCGCGGTACTGGCAGGCCTTGCTGAGCATCCACCGGGTCCTTGGCGTGTTCCGCTCGCGCTTTCTGGGCAAGGTCAGCCCGGTGCATTACTTCTGGGGGGCCAGTGACCTGGCGGTGACGCGCTTTTCAGGGCGGACGGCGCCCAGGCATCCCGGCGGGGCGCCCAACTGCGCGGACTGGGTGATGGAAGAGGCGTATTCCCACGAATTGTCAAGCGCGGGGTTCTGGCCGGGGGCCGGACTGGGCGAGGCGGCGTTCTATGCCTACGCCTACCCGGAGCCGTCCGGCTTCAGGACGGCCCAGGTGGAGCCGGCCGCGGCGTACTACCACGCAGACCTGGGGGAGTTTGTGCTGCCCTACGAGGCAGTGCGCACGGCAGCAGAGCCGGACGCGACGCTGCTGGCGTTTCTGCAGAGCACCTACGTGGCAGCGGCGGAACTGGGACACTGGAACCGGGCCGAACTGGAGTTCGGTGCGGATAGGTTGCCAGCGCGCTGA
- a CDS encoding thioredoxin domain-containing protein — translation MAETRSPTAPFVLLTQDHCPSCERLKLMLARPLKGQFDAQIEVVHRQQQPGAFAALTESSGVRSTPALIHRSTGRVLLNTGGLGQVRGFLLEQD, via the coding sequence ATGGCTGAGACCCGGAGCCCCACCGCGCCCTTTGTGCTGCTGACCCAGGATCACTGCCCCAGCTGCGAGCGCCTGAAGTTGATGCTCGCCAGGCCCCTGAAGGGCCAGTTTGACGCCCAGATCGAGGTGGTGCACCGCCAGCAGCAGCCAGGAGCATTTGCCGCGCTGACGGAGAGCAGTGGCGTTCGCAGCACGCCGGCGCTGATTCACCGGTCCACCGGCCGGGTGCTCCTGAACACCGGAGGACTGGGCCAGGTCCGGGGCTTTCTGCTGGAACAGGACTGA
- a CDS encoding ribonucleotide-diphosphate reductase subunit beta has product MSSPPFSATNWSDPEDSFSATFYEKYTSQLWFPEEIPLSNDALVWMTLGDAERWTYIHASAGLNALDTLQGEVGMPALRGLVDGHIRKATLQFQGMMEDIHARSYSLMNKTFLTSGEERGVFEWVRTQPHLQFKIALIQGVFNNPDVSTLGLWKKMVVSCMLETALFYSGFFYPLYLAGQGRMVSAGEIFNLIILDEALHGVYVALLAQEKFSLMSGAEQAYARAWYEGTLQTLYRNELAYTEVLYADVGLAGEVKRFIRFNFNVLADNLALERTFADEEINPVVQNGIQSRGTTHDFFSAKGSSYSKITTEAITDTDIEALWAGRFPDLQPSVQVGHG; this is encoded by the coding sequence ATGTCATCCCCACCCTTCTCCGCCACCAACTGGTCTGACCCCGAGGACAGCTTCTCGGCCACCTTCTACGAGAAATACACCTCCCAGCTGTGGTTTCCCGAGGAAATCCCGCTGAGCAACGACGCCCTGGTCTGGATGACCCTCGGGGACGCCGAACGCTGGACGTACATCCACGCCTCGGCTGGCCTGAACGCGCTGGACACCCTGCAGGGCGAGGTGGGCATGCCGGCCCTGCGCGGCCTGGTGGACGGCCACATCCGCAAGGCGACGCTGCAGTTTCAGGGCATGATGGAGGACATCCACGCCCGCAGCTATAGCCTGATGAACAAGACGTTCCTGACAAGTGGCGAGGAACGCGGGGTCTTCGAGTGGGTGCGGACGCAGCCCCACCTGCAATTCAAGATCGCCCTTATTCAGGGTGTGTTCAATAATCCCGACGTGTCCACGCTGGGCCTGTGGAAGAAGATGGTGGTGTCGTGCATGCTCGAAACCGCGCTGTTCTACAGCGGCTTCTTCTACCCGCTGTATCTGGCGGGGCAGGGCCGCATGGTCTCGGCGGGCGAGATCTTCAATCTGATCATTCTGGATGAGGCGCTGCACGGCGTGTACGTGGCGCTGCTGGCCCAGGAAAAGTTCAGCCTGATGTCGGGGGCCGAACAGGCGTATGCCAGGGCGTGGTACGAGGGAACGCTGCAAACGCTGTACAGGAACGAGTTGGCCTACACCGAAGTCCTGTATGCGGACGTGGGACTGGCCGGGGAGGTCAAACGCTTCATCCGCTTTAACTTCAACGTGCTGGCCGACAATCTGGCGCTGGAACGCACCTTCGCCGACGAGGAGATCAACCCGGTGGTGCAGAACGGCATCCAGTCGCGCGGCACCACCCACGACTTCTTCAGCGCCAAGGGCAGCAGCTACAGCAAGATCACCACCGAAGCGATCACCGACACCGACATCGAGGCGCTGTGGGCGGGCCGCTTCCCTGATCTTCAGCCCAGTGTGCAGGTGGGCCATGGCTGA
- the nrdE gene encoding class 1b ribonucleoside-diphosphate reductase subunit alpha, translating into MERWIELNNLVLAGTLVQPQHDLDALQAYFQEKVNPNTVFFHNLAEKVRYLTEQGVWDAGLFERYTPEEVQAVFERAYSAKFRFRSFMGAYKFYNEYAAMTPDRTRWLERYEDRLSVTALARSATVEEALELVHHLVGQTFTPATPTLMNSGKANTGRLVSCFLLQDCTDNLDSITKTLSFVAELSKGGGGIGVEVSNLRARGESLRGIQNVTKGVMGVAKMLDNMLRYADQAGQRPGAGAIYLSVMHADFLDTLGAKKIATDEDARLKTLSVGATIPDIFIEKVRAGEDIYQFYPHSLWQETGREFTDIDWTREYDALADNPRIRKKRVSARRILEEIAVTQGESGYPYLLFEGHANRANPIPNVGSIKMSNLCSEILQPTLPSYFHGYGQEGRDRIGLDVSCNLASLVIEQTMGSGDIGRVVGAAVRMLDNVARSTCVAEVPAVRRANEEMRSVGLGAMGLHSFLAGRELIYGSPEALEFVDVFFAAVHYHARRASMEIARDTGFVFAGFQGSRYQSGEHFAQYLERDFAPRMPEVAALFDGHALPTRADWKQLVADIKRHGLAHSFVMAVAPTGSISYVSNASASIMPITERVETRTSNKARTIYPMPGLSTETEWYYEEAYDMDQRRVLDTVAAAQKHVDQGISCTLFVPASATTRTLQAYYLYAYRLGIKTLYYTRLRKSSLQECLSCVV; encoded by the coding sequence ATGGAACGCTGGATTGAACTGAACAACCTGGTGCTGGCCGGAACCCTGGTACAGCCGCAGCATGATCTGGACGCCCTGCAGGCCTACTTTCAGGAGAAGGTCAACCCCAACACGGTCTTCTTCCACAACCTGGCGGAGAAGGTGCGCTACCTGACCGAGCAGGGTGTGTGGGACGCCGGGCTGTTTGAGCGCTACACACCCGAAGAGGTGCAGGCGGTCTTTGAACGCGCCTACAGCGCCAAGTTCCGCTTCCGGTCCTTTATGGGCGCGTACAAGTTCTACAACGAGTACGCTGCTATGACCCCGGACCGCACCCGCTGGCTGGAGCGCTACGAGGACCGCCTGAGCGTCACCGCCCTCGCGCGTTCGGCAACCGTGGAGGAGGCATTGGAACTGGTGCATCACCTGGTGGGCCAGACCTTTACCCCGGCCACGCCCACGCTGATGAACTCCGGCAAGGCGAATACGGGCCGCCTGGTCAGCTGCTTTCTCTTGCAGGACTGCACCGACAATCTGGATTCCATCACAAAAACATTGTCCTTCGTGGCCGAACTGAGCAAGGGCGGCGGCGGCATCGGCGTGGAGGTCAGCAACCTGCGGGCGCGCGGCGAGAGCCTGCGCGGTATCCAGAACGTCACCAAGGGCGTGATGGGCGTGGCCAAGATGCTGGACAACATGCTCAGGTACGCCGATCAGGCCGGGCAGCGTCCCGGCGCGGGGGCCATCTACCTGAGCGTGATGCATGCCGACTTTCTGGACACCCTGGGCGCCAAGAAGATCGCCACCGACGAGGACGCCCGCCTGAAGACCCTCAGCGTGGGGGCCACCATCCCCGACATCTTTATCGAGAAGGTGCGGGCGGGCGAGGACATCTACCAGTTCTACCCGCACTCGCTGTGGCAGGAAACCGGGCGCGAGTTCACCGACATCGACTGGACGCGCGAATACGACGCGCTGGCCGACAACCCGCGCATCCGCAAGAAGCGCGTGTCGGCCCGCCGGATTCTGGAAGAAATCGCCGTCACGCAGGGCGAGAGCGGCTACCCCTACCTGCTGTTCGAGGGCCATGCCAACCGGGCCAACCCCATTCCCAACGTCGGCAGCATCAAGATGAGCAACCTCTGCTCGGAAATCCTGCAACCCACCCTGCCCAGTTATTTCCACGGTTACGGGCAGGAAGGCAGGGACCGCATCGGGCTGGACGTGTCGTGCAATCTGGCCTCGCTGGTCATTGAGCAGACCATGGGCAGCGGCGACATTGGGCGGGTGGTGGGCGCGGCGGTGCGGATGCTGGACAACGTGGCCCGCTCCACCTGCGTCGCAGAGGTGCCCGCCGTGCGCCGCGCCAACGAGGAGATGCGCTCGGTGGGCCTGGGCGCCATGGGCCTGCATTCCTTCCTGGCCGGCCGGGAGCTGATCTACGGCTCTCCCGAGGCGCTGGAGTTCGTGGACGTGTTCTTTGCCGCCGTGCACTACCACGCCCGCCGGGCGAGTATGGAAATCGCGCGGGACACGGGCTTCGTCTTCGCGGGCTTCCAGGGCAGCCGCTACCAGTCCGGCGAACACTTCGCGCAGTACCTGGAACGGGACTTCGCGCCGAGGATGCCGGAAGTCGCGGCCCTGTTTGACGGTCACGCCCTGCCCACCCGTGCCGACTGGAAGCAACTCGTCGCCGACATCAAACGGCACGGCCTGGCCCACTCGTTCGTCATGGCCGTCGCCCCCACCGGCAGCATCAGCTACGTGTCCAACGCTTCAGCGAGCATCATGCCAATCACGGAAAGGGTGGAGACGCGCACCAGCAACAAGGCGCGCACCATCTACCCCATGCCGGGGCTCAGCACCGAGACCGAGTGGTACTACGAGGAGGCCTACGACATGGACCAGCGCCGCGTGCTGGACACCGTGGCTGCCGCGCAGAAACACGTGGATCAGGGCATCTCCTGCACGCTGTTCGTCCCGGCCAGCGCCACCACCCGCACCCTGCAGGCGTATTACCTGTACGCCTACCGCCTGGGCATCAAAACCCTGTACTACACGCGCCTGCGCAAGTCCAGCCTGCAGGAATGCCTGAGCTGCGTCGTTTAA
- a CDS encoding ribonucleotide reductase stimulatory protein: protein MLLAYDSLTGNVRRLALELAGQLGAAVVDVRTQAPAHEYLLLTYTFGCGQAPDSTRNFLDQHSPLLRGVVASGSYHWGNNFARAADVIAARYGVPVVAKVNKGGTAADRVRVLTWLREHNRYGTLD, encoded by the coding sequence ATGCTGCTGGCCTACGACTCCCTGACCGGCAACGTGCGCCGGCTGGCACTGGAGCTGGCCGGACAGCTGGGCGCCGCCGTGGTGGACGTGCGGACGCAGGCTCCAGCCCATGAATACCTGCTGCTGACCTACACCTTCGGTTGCGGACAGGCGCCAGACAGCACCCGCAATTTTCTAGATCAGCACAGCCCGCTGCTGCGCGGCGTGGTCGCCAGCGGCTCGTACCACTGGGGGAACAATTTCGCCCGGGCGGCGGACGTGATCGCCGCCCGCTACGGCGTGCCCGTCGTCGCAAAAGTCAACAAGGGCGGCACCGCCGCCGACCGCGTGCGGGTCCTGACGTGGTTAAGGGAGCACAACCGATATGGAACGCTGGATTGA